In a single window of the Zea mays cultivar B73 chromosome 5, Zm-B73-REFERENCE-NAM-5.0, whole genome shotgun sequence genome:
- the LOC542166 gene encoding uncharacterized protein LOC542166 — MGSVDAAIAVPVPAAEEKAVEEKAVVFRSKLPDIEIDSSMALHTYCFGKMGEVAERACLVDGLTGASYTYAEVESLSRRAASGLRAMGVGKGDVVMSLLRNCPEFAFTFLGAARLGAATTTANPFYTPHEVHRQAEAAGARLIVTEACAVEKVREFAAERGIPVVTVDGRFDGCVEFAELIAAEELEADADIHPDDVVALPYSSGTTGLPKGVMLTHRSLITSVAQQVDGENPNLYFRKDDVVLCLLPLFHIYSLNSVLLAGLRAGSTIVIMRKFDLGALVDLVRRYVITIAPFVPPIVVEIAKSPRVTAGDLASIRMVMSGAAPMGKELQDAFMAKIPNAVLGQGYGMTEAGPVLAMCLAFAKEPYPVKSGSCGTVVRNAELKIVDPDTGAALGRNQPGEICIRGEQIMKGYLNDPESTKNTIDKDGWLHTGDIGYVDDDDEIFIVDRLKEIIKYKGFQVPPAELEALLITHPEIKDAAVVSMNDDLAGEIPVAFIVRTEGSQVTEDEIKQFVAKEVVFYKKIHKVFFTESIPKNPSGKILRKDLRARLAAGVH; from the exons ATGGGTTCCGTAGACGCGGCGATCGCGGTGCCGGTGCCGGCGGCGGAGGAGAAGGCGGTGGAGGAGAAGGCGGTGGTGTTCCGGTCCAAGCTCCCCGACATCGAGATCGACAGCAGCATGGCGCTGCACACCTACTGCTTCGGGAAGATGGGTGAGGTGGCGGAGCGGGCGTGCCTGGTCGACGGGCTGACGGGCGCGTCGTACACGTACGCGGAGGTGGAGTCCCTGTCCCGGCGCGCCGCGTCGGGGCTGCGCGCCATGGGGGTGGGCAAGGGCGACGTGGTGATGAGCCTGCTCCGCAACTGCCCCGAGTTCGCCTTCACCTTCCTGGGCGCCGCCCGCCTGGGCGCCGCCACCACCACGGCCAACCCGTTCTACACCCCGCACGAGGTGCACCGCCAGGCGGAGGCGGCCGGCGCCCGGCTCATCGTGACCGAGGCCTGCGCCGTGGAGAAGGTGCGGGAGTTCGCGGCGGAGCGGGGCATCCCCGTGGTCACCGTCGACGGGCGCTTCGACGGCTGCGTGGAGTTCGCCGAGCTGATCGCGGccgaggagctggaggccgaCGCCGACATCCACCCCGACGACGTCGTCGCGCTGCCCTACTCCTCCGGCACCACCGGGCTGCCCAAGGGCGTCATGCTCACCCACCGCAGCCTCATCACCAGCGTCGCGCAGCAG GTTGATGGCGAGAACCCGAACCTGTACTTCCGCAAGGACGACGTGGTGCTGTGCCTGCTGCCGCTGTTCCACATCTACTCGCTGAACTCGGTGCTGCTGGCCGGCCTGCGCGCGGGCTCCACCATCGTGATCATGCGCAAGTTCGACCTGGGCGCGCTGGTGGACCTGGTGCGCAGGTACGTGATCACCATCGCGCCCTTCGTGCCGCCCATCGTGGTGGAGATCGCCAAGAGCCCCCGCGTGACCGCCGGCGACCTCGCGTCCATCCGCATGGTCATGTCCGGCGCCGCGCCCATGGGCAAGGAGCTCCAGGACGCCTTCATGGCCAAGATTCCCAATGCCGTGCTCGGGCAG GGGTACGGGATGACGGAGGCAGGCCCCGTGCTGGCGATGTGCCTGGCCTTCGCCAAGGAGCCGTACCCGGTCAAGTCCGGGTCGTGCGGCACCGTGGTGCGGAACGCGGAGCTGAAGATCGTCGACCCCGACACCGGCGCCGCCCTCGGCCGGAACCAGCCCGGCGAGATCTGCATCCGCGGGGAGCAGATCATGAAAG GTTACCTGAACGACCCCGAGTCGACGAAGAACACCATCGACAAGGACGGCTGGCTGCACACCGGAGACATCGGCTacgtggacgacgacgacgagatctTCATCGTCGACAGGCTCAAGGAGATCATCAAGTACAAGGGCTTCCAGGTGCCGCCGGCGGAGCTGGAGGCGCTCCTCATCACGCACCCGGAGATCAAGGACGCCGCCGTCGTATC AATGAACGATGACCTTGCTGGTGAAATCCCGGTCGCCTTCATCGTGCGGACCGAAGGTTCTCAAGTCACCGAGGATGAGATCAAGCAATTCGTCGCCAAGGAG GTGGTTTTCTACAAGAAGATCCACAAGGTCTTCTTCACCGAATCCATCCCCAAGAACCCGTCGGGCAAGATCCTGAGGAAGGACTTGAGAGCCAGGCTCGCCGCCGGTGTTCACTGA